The [Eubacterium] eligens ATCC 27750 genome segment GTCCATGATACAGGCTGTGGTGATTCAAACCTTACAGACTCGGTCTTCCATGTACATACCCAGTCACATTTGCTTAGGTCTTTAGTTATAAAAGCATTAATAAGCGATTGGACTGCTATAGGATTGTTAAGCTCTCTTATCATGGTAACTTCAAATAATCCATCCTGCAGATTAACATCATTGCCGGTAAGATTCTTTATTCCACCAACTGAATCTGTATTGCTTATCATTCCATATACAAAATTGCCCTCAACATTCATCTCCTCAGAATATACACGCATATACTGTGGTTTAATAGTTGATAAGCTTCTGACTGCTTCAATTACATAAGCCTGATGTCCAAGTATATTCTTAAGATTCTGTGGAGTTCCATAAGAAACCCTTGTAAACGCCCCAAATGCAGCAACATAATTAAATGAGCGTTCTCCATTTACAATTCCTACATCACAAGGAAAACGTTTACCCTTTGCTATATTAACAGCGGCCTTCGTCATATTTCTTGGAATTCCCAGACTCGCAGCAAAATCATTCGTTGTTCCACTAGGAATATACCCTATCGGCGGCTTCTCTCCTTTATACTTAAGAACAGCCGCAACCGTTTCATTAAGAGTACCATCTCCACCACTACATGT includes the following:
- a CDS encoding diacylglycerol/lipid kinase family protein, translating into MMKMLFVFNPNSGKAQIKNQLMKIIQVFSKAGYEITVYPTKAPLDGYQHILDNEGRYDVITCSGGDGTLNETVAAVLKYKGEKPPIGYIPSGTTNDFAASLGIPRNMTKAAVNIAKGKRFPCDVGIVNGERSFNYVAAFGAFTRVSYGTPQNLKNILGHQAYVIEAVRSLSTIKPQYMRVYSEEMNVEGNFVYGMISNTDSVGGIKNLTGNDVNLQDGLFEVTMIRELNNPIAVQSLINAFITKDLSKCDWVCTWKTESVRFESPQPVSWTLDGEYGGEHTEIQFSVKEKAVDFLIGGVPVNN